A single window of Cytobacillus luteolus DNA harbors:
- a CDS encoding class D sortase, with protein MRKLSIILIGCGFTFFSWNLYSYLVGYTATTTIEDSQVTRQAKMLTKAQYPKNDVELYEDIPSIGESIGDLTIPKLKRTFPIIQGTSKSVLKKGVGHYTKSALPGENNNSVLSGHRDTVFRGLKDIKVHDKLFVSTVAGEFEYVVKKIRIVDAKDKTSLMPRPRGTLTLTTCYPFNYIGRAPERFVVVAELTSQNTRNGHSKKFITRP; from the coding sequence ATGAGAAAGCTATCTATCATTCTTATCGGATGTGGGTTCACCTTCTTTTCCTGGAATTTGTACTCCTATTTAGTAGGTTACACAGCTACTACTACAATTGAAGATAGCCAAGTAACAAGACAAGCAAAGATGCTTACGAAAGCTCAGTACCCGAAAAATGATGTCGAGTTGTATGAGGATATTCCTAGCATAGGCGAAAGTATAGGAGACTTGACCATTCCGAAGCTAAAACGTACTTTTCCAATCATTCAAGGTACAAGTAAGTCGGTATTAAAAAAGGGAGTAGGGCACTATACGAAAAGTGCCCTACCGGGTGAAAATAATAATTCCGTTCTCTCAGGTCATCGTGACACAGTTTTCCGAGGGCTGAAGGATATAAAGGTACATGACAAGCTTTTCGTTTCGACTGTTGCTGGTGAATTTGAGTATGTAGTCAAAAAGATTAGAATCGTCGATGCGAAAGATAAAACGTCCTTAATGCCTCGTCCACGAGGTACATTGACACTAACAACATGTTATCCTTTCAATTACATCGGCCGCGCCCCAGAAAGATTTGTCGTTGTTGCGGAGTTAACCTCCCAAAACACTCGTAACGGTCACTCTAAAAAGTTTATAACAAGACCTTGA
- a CDS encoding helix-turn-helix transcriptional regulator → MNKIDRLMAIVLQLKKRNKLTATELANTFEVTPRTIYRDIQALSEMGIPVIALPGNEGGYSIADHYFIPPVMFTKEEVFSLLLSEQIVNQVEIPGHQRSINTAFLKIKNVLDDETTSKFQHLHKRIIFNIKEQKPSAFDQQPFYLVTTSIEQNKKLALTYFHPKKQELTERKVHPYGLIFEDGLWYIIAFCELRKAERLFAVNRIKHIKLLEEDFSLPHEFELEKHSSQSLYNGDGDTQVILKVSKSLFYIIKDYHQLIASKIVEESDDFYIVSLQTNVPKNYLSFTLRFYDGVEIIRPLSLRNEMISLLTTTLNKYQS, encoded by the coding sequence ATGAATAAAATTGATCGTTTAATGGCCATTGTTCTACAATTAAAAAAGCGAAATAAACTTACAGCAACTGAATTAGCCAACACTTTCGAGGTCACACCTCGAACAATTTACAGAGATATCCAAGCTTTGAGTGAAATGGGTATTCCTGTTATCGCCCTACCTGGAAATGAAGGTGGTTACTCAATTGCCGATCATTATTTTATCCCTCCGGTTATGTTCACAAAAGAGGAGGTATTTTCTCTATTATTATCAGAGCAAATCGTCAACCAAGTGGAGATACCTGGACATCAAAGATCTATTAATACTGCTTTCTTAAAAATTAAAAATGTACTAGATGATGAAACTACCTCTAAATTTCAGCACTTACATAAACGTATTATCTTTAATATAAAGGAACAAAAACCTTCTGCATTTGACCAGCAGCCGTTCTATCTTGTTACAACATCAATCGAACAAAACAAGAAACTGGCGCTAACTTATTTCCACCCCAAAAAGCAGGAGCTAACTGAACGTAAAGTTCATCCATATGGCTTAATTTTTGAAGATGGCCTGTGGTACATAATTGCCTTCTGTGAATTAAGAAAAGCAGAGCGGCTGTTTGCAGTTAACAGGATTAAACACATAAAGCTTCTAGAGGAAGACTTTTCTTTACCACATGAATTCGAACTAGAGAAGCATTCTTCACAATCTTTATATAATGGGGATGGGGATACACAAGTTATCCTTAAGGTTTCAAAGTCACTCTTTTACATTATAAAAGACTACCACCAGTTGATAGCTAGTAAGATTGTTGAAGAATCGGATGATTTCTATATAGTTTCCCTACAAACCAATGTGCCCAAAAATTATCTTTCATTCACATTACGTTTTTATGATGGAGTTGAGATTATAAGACCCCTTTCACTCCGCAATGAAATGATTTCATTATTAACAACAACATTAAATAAATATCAATCTTAA
- a CDS encoding endonuclease/exonuclease/phosphatase family protein gives MNLLTLNCHSWQEENQVEKIKYLAETVKEKMYDVIALQEVSQLIDDELVTDRMKKSNYAYVLLQELIQLGIKDYSIVWDLSHFAYGKYEEGLAILTKHPVIGEDSFFVSMKNDLHSGKTRKIIGTKLLFHCKPIFVYSCHMGWWHDKIEPFKYQVDKLIENLNMDEHLFLLGDFNNDARLPNEGYEYMLNKGLLDTYQLANKRDEGMTVKGKIAGWSENTRDLRIDLILTNRKLKVEYSRVIFNGVNKNVVSDHYGVEIKCMFED, from the coding sequence ATGAATCTCTTAACACTTAACTGTCATTCCTGGCAGGAGGAAAATCAAGTAGAGAAGATAAAATATTTGGCTGAAACGGTAAAAGAAAAAATGTATGATGTCATTGCCTTGCAGGAAGTAAGTCAGTTAATTGACGATGAGTTAGTTACAGATAGAATGAAGAAAAGTAATTATGCCTATGTACTTCTACAAGAGTTAATCCAATTGGGAATCAAAGATTATTCAATTGTTTGGGACCTTTCCCATTTTGCATACGGAAAATATGAGGAAGGTTTAGCAATCTTAACAAAGCATCCTGTCATAGGGGAGGACTCATTCTTTGTATCAATGAAAAACGATTTACACAGTGGAAAAACACGTAAGATTATTGGTACTAAGCTTTTATTTCATTGCAAGCCTATTTTTGTATATTCCTGTCATATGGGCTGGTGGCATGATAAGATTGAACCATTTAAATATCAAGTAGATAAATTAATAGAAAACTTAAATATGGATGAGCATCTTTTTCTCTTGGGTGATTTTAATAATGATGCCAGGTTGCCGAATGAAGGGTATGAATACATGCTAAATAAGGGACTTCTAGATACCTATCAGCTTGCAAATAAAAGGGATGAAGGAATGACTGTTAAAGGTAAAATTGCTGGGTGGAGTGAAAACACGAGGGATTTACGAATCGATTTAATTCTAACTAACAGAAAACTAAAGGTGGAATATTCAAGGGTCATTTTTAATGGCGTCAACAAGAATGTCGTATCTGATCATTATGGGGTTGAGATCAAATGTATGTTTGAGGATTAA
- a CDS encoding response regulator transcription factor, with amino-acid sequence MDKYFVLVVDDEKEIRDAIEIYLKNEGIVVLKAKDGIEALEILNEQQIHLIILDIMMPKLDGISATYKIREKKNIPIIILSAKSEDTDKILGLQVGADDYVTKPFNPMELVARVKSQLRRYVTFGTYEGMNKVINLNGLTIDPSAKEVAVYGDPIKLTPIEYKIVELLMQNAGRVFSINEIYERVWKEPNFNAENTVAVHIRKIREKIEIDAKNPRYLKVVWGIGYKMEK; translated from the coding sequence ATGGATAAATATTTTGTGTTAGTTGTAGATGATGAAAAGGAAATTAGAGACGCAATAGAGATTTATTTAAAAAATGAAGGGATTGTGGTGTTAAAAGCTAAAGATGGAATTGAAGCATTGGAAATCTTAAATGAACAACAAATTCATCTGATTATTTTAGACATTATGATGCCGAAGCTGGATGGAATTTCGGCTACTTACAAAATCCGAGAGAAGAAAAATATCCCGATTATTATTTTAAGTGCAAAAAGTGAGGATACCGATAAAATATTAGGTTTGCAGGTTGGGGCAGATGACTATGTAACAAAGCCATTCAACCCTATGGAACTAGTGGCAAGGGTAAAATCACAACTTAGAAGGTATGTTACCTTTGGAACGTATGAAGGCATGAACAAGGTTATTAATTTAAATGGATTAACAATAGACCCATCTGCAAAAGAAGTAGCTGTTTATGGGGATCCAATAAAACTCACCCCAATAGAATACAAGATCGTTGAGCTTCTTATGCAAAACGCTGGACGGGTATTTTCTATTAATGAAATCTATGAAAGAGTGTGGAAAGAACCAAATTTTAATGCTGAAAATACTGTAGCTGTACATATTCGAAAAATTCGAGAGAAAATTGAAATTGATGCAAAAAATCCGAGATATTTAAAGGTGGTGTGGGGTATTGGGTACAAAATGGAAAAGTAG
- a CDS encoding sensor histidine kinase, translating to MGTKWKSRIIILFFAFLLTFGTTGVLTFFAVGSTYFNKDYFHTHSFQTEYTNLAWYITMFEFSDFTKEDAKAAIIVTDEDINEHRYRYGDLPEQINNINGQYESRIQEAISSQNQEIADALITERDNKIEDITANFNSDEHVRAKVKKEKEQAVERYFKERESYRSDYVRYSQDFLYYFEEKGTENVFTNINLGNDSIESYMSKQDILFKTNFSFLRENLIHNNVHGYEEILENTIPETIGFIEGEIIVPKSTSSRVYQNYENYKMKQSVVIVYIVAGFIALLLGIFIARKAKATESELAWWRTWYSKLPIDSRIVFLLLTTFGTFISIVLYINQFLYFFDYPQTYGFELIICLIAGSFFMALTIIQGKLIAPELKSRKNIEEQWQKGMIYKTWGELKKLVKNIIESLNEAFLNRSTGTQLFVVLGILFGLGLAASMVFVHPVFFLFYLVLLAVIGIPIVMILVRRVGEFNRIYEKTNELAAGKMGPNLDISGSSILTSLAENINVLKQGVKASQNAQAKSERLKTELITNVSHDLRTPLTSIISYAELLKKEGVSDEDRNAYLEIIDRKSKRLKLLIDDLFEVSKMASGNIELHKDNVDLVQLLQQSFAEYDDKIKESTLLFRFNTPEKPINATVDGQKLWRVFDNLIGNIIKYSLENSRVYINIVEKEGQVEISFKNVSKYELSNNINELFERFKRGDESRNTEGSGLGLAIAKSIIDLHEGTLELDIDGDLFKVTIVLNQ from the coding sequence TTGGGTACAAAATGGAAAAGTAGAATTATAATACTCTTTTTTGCATTCTTACTAACATTTGGTACAACTGGGGTGTTAACTTTCTTCGCAGTGGGGAGTACGTACTTTAACAAGGATTATTTTCATACACATAGTTTTCAGACTGAATATACGAACTTAGCCTGGTATATTACCATGTTTGAATTTAGTGATTTTACAAAGGAGGATGCAAAGGCGGCCATTATAGTAACCGATGAAGATATTAATGAACATCGATATCGTTACGGTGATCTTCCCGAACAAATTAACAACATTAATGGGCAGTATGAAAGTCGCATTCAGGAGGCTATCTCTTCCCAAAACCAGGAAATAGCTGACGCGCTTATAACAGAAAGAGACAACAAGATAGAAGATATTACAGCTAATTTTAATAGTGATGAACATGTGCGTGCCAAAGTGAAAAAAGAGAAAGAACAGGCAGTGGAGCGCTATTTTAAAGAAAGGGAAAGCTACCGTTCTGATTATGTCAGATACTCTCAAGATTTTCTTTACTATTTTGAAGAAAAGGGAACGGAGAATGTTTTCACTAATATCAATTTAGGAAATGATTCAATTGAGTCTTATATGAGTAAACAAGATATATTGTTTAAGACAAATTTCTCATTTTTAAGAGAAAATTTAATTCATAATAATGTTCATGGGTATGAGGAAATCTTAGAGAATACAATTCCAGAAACGATTGGATTTATTGAAGGAGAAATTATTGTACCTAAATCAACTTCGAGTAGGGTTTATCAAAACTATGAAAACTATAAAATGAAGCAAAGTGTAGTGATTGTTTATATTGTTGCAGGTTTCATTGCATTGCTTTTAGGTATTTTCATTGCAAGAAAGGCGAAGGCAACAGAGAGTGAATTAGCATGGTGGAGGACCTGGTATTCTAAACTTCCAATTGATTCAAGAATCGTATTTTTGCTTTTAACGACCTTTGGTACTTTTATCTCAATAGTTTTGTACATCAATCAATTTTTATATTTCTTTGACTATCCGCAAACATATGGCTTTGAACTGATTATCTGTTTAATTGCTGGTTCGTTCTTCATGGCCTTAACTATTATCCAAGGTAAGCTTATTGCTCCAGAATTGAAGAGTCGGAAAAACATAGAAGAACAATGGCAAAAAGGAATGATCTATAAGACATGGGGTGAGTTAAAAAAACTTGTAAAAAATATAATAGAAAGCTTAAACGAAGCTTTTTTAAATCGAAGCACTGGAACACAGCTTTTTGTTGTATTAGGGATCCTATTTGGCTTAGGTTTAGCAGCTTCCATGGTATTTGTTCATCCAGTGTTTTTCCTTTTCTACCTAGTTCTTCTAGCTGTAATAGGTATACCAATCGTTATGATATTGGTACGTCGAGTAGGAGAGTTCAATCGAATTTATGAAAAAACGAATGAATTAGCAGCTGGAAAGATGGGGCCAAACTTAGATATATCAGGAAGTTCTATCTTAACAAGTCTTGCAGAAAATATAAATGTTTTGAAACAAGGGGTAAAAGCATCACAAAATGCTCAAGCGAAAAGCGAACGGTTAAAAACAGAATTAATAACGAATGTAAGTCATGACTTAAGAACACCACTAACCTCTATTATTTCCTATGCTGAGTTGCTCAAAAAAGAAGGTGTTTCTGATGAGGATAGAAATGCTTACCTTGAAATCATTGATCGGAAATCAAAGCGTTTAAAGCTTTTGATAGATGATCTATTCGAAGTATCTAAGATGGCTAGTGGAAATATAGAACTTCATAAAGATAACGTTGATCTTGTTCAACTATTACAACAGTCTTTTGCAGAATATGATGACAAAATTAAAGAATCTACTTTGCTATTTCGATTTAATACACCAGAAAAGCCAATCAATGCAACGGTTGATGGGCAAAAACTATGGCGAGTATTTGATAATCTCATAGGAAACATAATCAAATACTCTTTAGAAAATTCTAGAGTATATATAAACATCGTTGAAAAAGAAGGACAAGTTGAAATTTCATTCAAGAACGTATCTAAGTATGAGTTAAGCAACAACATAAATGAGCTTTTTGAAAGATTCAAGCGGGGTGACGAATCAAGAAATACGGAAGGCTCAGGACTAGGACTTGCAATCGCAAAATCAATCATTGACCTCCACGAAGGAACCTTAGAACTCGATATTGATGGTGATTTATTTAAAGTAACCATTGTTCTTAATCAATAG
- a CDS encoding phosphatidylglycerol lysyltransferase domain-containing protein, whose product MFDTQFSFLDFSILLIICLIMYFFKKQLFKIEVTTCYKELNMDQITSFLKKHGGSHLSHLIYLQDKEVYWTTNQKVLIAYKRIANKLIVLGDPIGDPSFIGYGIREFDEYSRKRGLKPVYYQVNTQNLDYYKDMGYEFLKLGEEGLVNLNNFTLEGKKNGKLRTSMNKLTRSSFTFRVIHPPYSNKLISDIKTISESWLGNNKEKGFSVVSFTEEYVSRFPLAILSDGQGNIVAFATLATDYKNSISIDLMRKTDDSPNGTMDVLFVHIFNWAKEHHYQFCSLGMAPLANVGTSCSSFHFEKLLKLAYLHGNSLYKFKGLRAFKSKFACGWEPKYLAYKKTWIPIVLFQLILLINSKPNPTYVMVDKLRYFLRRAS is encoded by the coding sequence ATGTTTGATACGCAGTTTTCTTTTTTAGATTTTAGTATATTACTTATAATTTGCTTGATCATGTACTTTTTTAAAAAGCAACTTTTTAAAATTGAAGTAACTACCTGTTATAAGGAACTAAATATGGACCAAATCACCTCTTTTCTAAAAAAGCATGGAGGCAGTCATCTTTCCCATTTAATTTATCTTCAGGATAAAGAAGTGTACTGGACAACTAACCAAAAAGTTTTAATTGCCTATAAGAGAATTGCAAACAAACTAATTGTTTTAGGAGATCCTATTGGTGATCCTTCATTTATTGGGTATGGAATAAGGGAATTTGATGAATACAGTAGAAAACGAGGGTTAAAACCTGTTTATTACCAGGTCAACACTCAAAATTTAGACTATTACAAAGATATGGGTTATGAATTTTTAAAACTTGGAGAAGAAGGTCTTGTTAACCTAAACAATTTCACACTTGAAGGTAAGAAAAATGGTAAGCTCCGAACAAGTATGAATAAACTTACTCGTAGTTCATTCACGTTTCGTGTAATCCATCCTCCATATTCAAATAAACTTATATCAGATATAAAAACAATTTCAGAGTCATGGCTAGGTAACAATAAAGAAAAAGGATTTTCTGTCGTTTCATTTACAGAAGAATATGTATCTAGGTTTCCACTAGCTATTTTAAGTGATGGCCAAGGTAATATTGTCGCCTTTGCTACTTTAGCAACTGATTATAAAAACTCAATTAGTATTGATTTGATGAGAAAAACAGATGATAGTCCTAACGGTACAATGGATGTCCTTTTCGTTCACATCTTTAATTGGGCAAAAGAACATCATTATCAATTCTGTAGCCTAGGCATGGCACCATTAGCAAATGTAGGTACGAGTTGCTCTTCATTTCATTTTGAAAAATTATTAAAACTCGCGTATCTTCACGGGAACTCACTCTACAAGTTTAAAGGTCTAAGAGCCTTTAAAAGTAAATTTGCTTGTGGCTGGGAACCCAAATATCTGGCTTACAAGAAAACCTGGATTCCTATTGTGCTTTTCCAGCTAATTTTGTTAATCAACAGTAAACCTAACCCTACTTATGTAATGGTTGATAAATTAAGGTATTTCCTAAGAAGAGCAAGTTAA
- a CDS encoding ATP-binding protein, with translation MINDALQHHDTCDMEITQNFQIRSFLGVPIFRKNGELFGNLCCFDKNIYSFTQEDLQLLQTMSTFFTYVVELEQNKKQVEIDYSKLYKEKQLLLDSLSEGVFGLDLDGKVRYSNRSALEITGYSTHELQNESPSSTFLKGINNTSIHLTLIDGLRRTQKDETFHRSNGVYFPIEYTSVGIIENDHIIGVVVTFRDITEQKKADELMLKSEKLNLAGQLAAGISHEIRNPLTAIKGFFQLIKSSTQKDEYFTIIDNELERIEEISSELLMLAKPQTKRHEKYNLYDIINEVKLLLETQAIMKSILVRTEFESSYLEVVCDKTKIKQVFINLVKNAIEAMEKGNITIKVSSCPNHISITVEDNGPGISKERLNRIGEPFYSTKEKGTGLGLLTSYKIIENHNGTISVDSVVGKGTTFLITLPLEVEG, from the coding sequence ATCATAAATGATGCACTACAACATCACGATACATGTGATATGGAAATCACGCAGAATTTCCAAATTAGAAGCTTTCTAGGGGTGCCTATATTTCGGAAAAACGGAGAATTATTTGGAAACCTTTGCTGCTTTGATAAAAATATCTATTCATTTACGCAAGAGGATTTACAACTACTTCAAACAATGTCAACCTTCTTTACCTATGTGGTTGAGCTTGAGCAAAATAAAAAACAGGTAGAGATTGATTATTCAAAGCTTTATAAAGAAAAACAGTTACTGCTTGATTCACTTTCTGAAGGTGTTTTCGGTCTTGATCTTGATGGGAAAGTTAGATATAGCAATCGCTCTGCTCTTGAGATAACAGGATATTCGACTCATGAATTACAAAACGAAAGTCCTTCTTCTACGTTCCTTAAAGGAATTAATAACACGAGTATCCATCTAACGTTAATAGATGGCTTAAGAAGAACACAAAAGGATGAAACCTTTCATAGGAGTAATGGGGTTTATTTTCCTATTGAGTATACAAGCGTTGGCATTATTGAGAATGATCATATTATTGGAGTTGTCGTTACCTTTAGAGACATTACAGAGCAGAAGAAGGCAGACGAGCTTATGCTGAAATCAGAAAAGTTAAATTTAGCTGGCCAGTTAGCAGCAGGTATTTCACATGAAATCAGAAATCCACTTACAGCTATTAAAGGCTTTTTCCAACTGATTAAATCGTCAACCCAAAAGGATGAATACTTTACAATCATTGATAACGAGCTAGAGAGAATTGAAGAGATTTCAAGTGAGTTATTAATGCTTGCAAAACCTCAAACTAAGAGGCATGAAAAGTATAACTTGTATGACATTATTAATGAAGTCAAGCTATTATTGGAAACACAAGCTATTATGAAGAGCATTTTAGTCCGAACCGAGTTCGAGAGCTCATATTTAGAGGTGGTTTGTGATAAAACAAAGATAAAACAAGTCTTTATTAACTTAGTCAAAAATGCAATAGAGGCCATGGAGAAAGGGAATATCACGATAAAGGTAAGCTCCTGCCCTAATCATATAAGCATAACCGTTGAGGATAATGGTCCAGGAATTTCGAAGGAGCGCTTAAATAGAATTGGAGAACCTTTCTATTCAACGAAAGAAAAGGGTACAGGATTAGGTTTATTGACTAGCTATAAAATTATCGAAAATCATAATGGTACAATTTCTGTTGATAGTGTTGTTGGTAAGGGAACTACATTTTTAATAACCTTACCACTTGAAGTAGAGGGTTAA
- a CDS encoding processed acidic surface protein, protein MKRVIQLFVIGIILFTAYANPTFAAITDQQLDKYLTDIGWTREELQEYFDYFELSLDQFATIEELQTELGTPLTEENFAQLLAAYNMTEVEVNELFASFGDSVEDYLIYEELDASIDFYLNHDEYMKEAEGFLADVGLTEEEVDTLFNHLMSLDETELEQRMEEVAAKLEPFTMLDPEAELTDAQKSELAAIWSDMMNLIGLNPNYHLLDENGVATPVSFQELLGMNDLGGKSLVLELYDLEGNLLLDMQLSDEMLTSDYLFQAANQLVDVGDLAGELTIVKHDTIPKTASPYLINMLFGLLIIFVGFLVFQKTRKREQF, encoded by the coding sequence ATGAAAAGAGTCATTCAACTATTTGTTATAGGCATTATTCTGTTTACTGCATACGCTAATCCAACCTTTGCTGCAATTACCGATCAACAATTGGACAAATATTTAACAGATATAGGATGGACACGTGAAGAACTGCAAGAGTACTTTGATTACTTTGAATTATCACTAGATCAATTTGCAACCATCGAAGAACTACAGACCGAATTAGGCACCCCTTTAACTGAAGAGAACTTTGCGCAATTATTGGCTGCTTATAATATGACAGAAGTTGAGGTGAATGAACTATTTGCAAGTTTCGGTGATTCTGTTGAAGATTATTTAATTTATGAAGAACTAGATGCTTCGATTGACTTTTATTTGAACCATGATGAATACATGAAGGAAGCAGAGGGATTCCTTGCTGATGTCGGCCTTACAGAGGAAGAGGTTGATACACTCTTTAATCATCTAATGTCATTGGACGAAACAGAGCTAGAGCAAAGAATGGAAGAGGTTGCTGCTAAACTAGAGCCATTTACTATGCTTGACCCTGAGGCAGAACTAACCGATGCACAGAAAAGTGAACTAGCTGCTATTTGGTCAGACATGATGAATCTAATAGGTTTAAATCCAAACTATCATCTGTTAGATGAGAATGGAGTAGCAACCCCCGTATCTTTTCAGGAATTATTAGGAATGAATGACTTAGGGGGAAAAAGCCTAGTATTAGAGCTGTATGATTTGGAAGGCAACCTTCTATTAGATATGCAATTATCGGATGAAATGCTTACTTCGGATTATCTATTTCAAGCTGCTAACCAATTAGTAGATGTTGGTGACCTAGCTGGTGAATTGACAATAGTTAAGCATGATACCATTCCAAAGACAGCATCACCTTATTTGATAAACATGCTTTTTGGACTATTGATCATATTCGTTGGGTTCCTAGTCTTTCAGAAGACCCGTAAAAGAGAGCAATTTTAA
- a CDS encoding L-cystine transporter has protein sequence MGTLLIIVNIAFMILLLYGLYFMQKKHVSFSKRVFLALGLGVVYGFVLQLIYGAGSEVLNGSIQWFNIVGTGYIKFLQMIVMPLVFISIIAAFTRMKLSNNIGKISGMILSILVGTTAIAAAVAITVTLAFGLEAVEIPQGEAETSRGEQMEQRAADVTTRTLPQQMLDFLPANPFLDFTGARPTSTIAVVIFAAIIGIAFLGVRRKNPEHAQTFSKIVDTFYSIVMRVVTLILRLTPYGVLAIMTRVTATSNYEAIMKLGKFVIASYVALLIVFIIHLILIAISGLNPLTYVKKAIPVLTFAFTSRTSAGALPLNIKTQTRDLGVSDGIANFSGSFGLSIGQNGCAGVYPAMLAVMIAPTVGINPLNPGFLATLILVVAISSFGVAGVGGGATFAAILVLSAMDLPIALAGLLISVEPLIDMGRTAVNVSGSMTAGVITGRLTGELDTAVYDDTKEQLEV, from the coding sequence ATGGGGACCTTATTAATTATCGTTAATATTGCTTTTATGATTTTATTACTTTACGGTCTTTATTTTATGCAGAAAAAGCACGTATCTTTTTCTAAAAGAGTCTTTTTAGCTCTAGGATTAGGGGTTGTCTATGGTTTTGTTCTGCAACTAATTTATGGTGCTGGTTCAGAGGTGCTAAATGGATCCATTCAATGGTTCAATATTGTGGGTACAGGTTATATAAAATTCCTGCAAATGATTGTAATGCCACTCGTTTTCATCTCAATTATCGCTGCTTTTACGAGAATGAAGCTCTCTAATAATATAGGGAAAATTAGTGGAATGATCCTAAGTATATTAGTTGGTACAACTGCAATTGCTGCTGCGGTTGCAATAACGGTGACATTAGCATTTGGCTTGGAGGCTGTTGAGATTCCACAGGGTGAAGCAGAAACTTCTCGTGGAGAGCAAATGGAACAAAGAGCAGCTGATGTTACAACACGAACACTTCCTCAGCAAATGCTTGATTTTCTGCCTGCTAATCCATTTTTAGATTTCACAGGTGCTAGACCAACTTCTACGATTGCAGTCGTTATTTTTGCAGCAATTATCGGGATTGCATTCCTCGGAGTACGAAGAAAGAACCCAGAGCATGCTCAAACTTTCTCAAAAATTGTAGATACCTTCTATAGTATTGTAATGAGAGTAGTCACACTTATCCTACGACTCACACCGTACGGCGTACTTGCGATTATGACAAGAGTTACGGCTACAAGTAATTATGAAGCAATCATGAAATTAGGAAAGTTCGTCATTGCGTCCTATGTAGCATTGTTGATTGTCTTCATTATCCACCTAATTCTTATAGCGATTTCAGGGTTAAATCCACTAACGTATGTGAAAAAAGCTATACCTGTACTAACATTTGCATTCACTTCCCGTACAAGTGCTGGTGCATTACCACTAAATATCAAGACTCAAACAAGAGACTTGGGTGTATCAGACGGTATAGCGAATTTCTCAGGGTCATTCGGTCTATCAATTGGCCAAAACGGTTGCGCAGGTGTTTATCCAGCCATGCTTGCTGTCATGATTGCACCTACTGTTGGGATTAACCCTCTGAACCCTGGTTTTTTAGCAACTCTAATTCTTGTTGTAGCTATTAGCTCCTTTGGGGTCGCGGGTGTAGGAGGAGGAGCTACTTTTGCAGCAATCCTCGTATTATCTGCAATGGATTTACCTATAGCCTTAGCAGGTTTATTAATTTCAGTGGAACCGCTAATTGATATGGGACGTACAGCTGTTAATGTAAGTGGAAGTATGACGGCAGGTGTTATAACAGGTCGGTTGACAGGCGAACTTGACACGGCAGTTTATGATGATACTAAGGAACAACTTGAGGTATAG